Proteins co-encoded in one Camelus bactrianus isolate YW-2024 breed Bactrian camel chromosome 6, ASM4877302v1, whole genome shotgun sequence genomic window:
- the LOC141578009 gene encoding uncharacterized protein LOC141578009 isoform X1, giving the protein MSFYNSVWLQNNFIILHVAVGSHVGQHGPRDFKLLAQTRPGSSWWDPSYSLGLFLPIQQVPHGSLEASPLVPSCLSVLITSCQVFQPAPEHQPEPTSALYCPDPCLLSAPPVHVSPSTFPLLPSSSHLLRPSFPQLLLQNPERIAGPPAHAQSVPAGPRVGSCNSEPGIGPKGFSALSPGRTLAPALAPRPQLFRAKCAPAASRPSRAPLSPRLASPSPLPPASPLLPGCLSSAAGPSPPLGWLCPGRAGSADQDGGGRLGLGLASERGYSPRPPPPAFPDPRPRGCPPLPFTLPGDQLSGVGVAPRAESLRL; this is encoded by the exons atgtctttttataattctgtctggctacagaataacttcataatcctgcatgttgctgttggctcccatgttggacagcacgggcctagagattttaaattacttgcccagactcgcccaggaagctcgtggtgggatccgagctatagtctgggacttttccttcctatccaacaagtccctcatggaagtttagaagcttctcctttggtgcccagctgtctatccgtacttataacatcttgtcaggtgttccagcctgctcctgaacatcagccagaacccacttctgctctatattgtccag atccctgccttctctctgctcctcctgtccatgtctctccctccacttttccccttctcccctcctcctcccatcttctccgtccctccTTTCCCCAACTTCTcttgcagaacccagagaggatcgctggccctcctgcgcatgcgcagtctgtgccagctggaccgagggttggaagctgcaactccgagccggggatcggccccaaaggcttctcagctctttcgcccggtaggactttggctcctgccctggcgccccggccacagctgttcAGGGCcaagtgtgcacctgccgcctctcgccccagccgggctcccctcagtccgcggctggcgtccccttcccctctcccgcccgcgagtcctctcctccctggctgcctctcctcggccgccggcccgtccccgcccctgggctggctgtgtcccgggcgggcgggttctgcggaccaggacgggggcgggcggctggggctggggctggcctccgagcggggctacagcccgcgtccccccccccccgctttccctgacccgcgaccccggggctgccctcctctccctttcacgctccctggggaccagctcagtggtgtgggcgttgctccccgggctgagagcctccggctgtga